The Verrucomicrobium spinosum DSM 4136 = JCM 18804 DNA segment GCGTAAGGAGGGCGTCGCCTTCCTTGACTTTGGCTCCGGGATTGACAGCGATGCTAGCCACCATGCCGGGCATGGGGGCACCCACCTGCAACGAATCTGCCGGATCCGCCTTGAGGTTGGTCTTCACTTCCTTGCCCAGAGATTTGTCCCGGATCTGGACGTGGCGGGGATAGCCGTTGAGTTCGAAGATGGCCGTGCGCTGCCCGGCCTGGTCGGCCTCGGTGATGTTGAGCAGGCGTGCGAACAGGGTTTTGCCCGCCTCGAGGTTGATGGTGATCTCTTCCTTGTCCTTCAGCCCGTAGAAGTATGCCGAGGTGGGCAGGACGCTGATGTCGCTGTACGAGTCGCGGAACTTCACGAAGTCTGCGAAGACCTGTGGGTACATGAGGTGGCTGTACAGATCGTCGTCGGTGACGGCGTCTTCGGCCACCCCGAGGCTGGTGGCGAGCCCGGCACGGGTCTTGGCCAGATCCACCTTCTCGGCGCGTTCGCCGGGGCGGTTGGTGAAGGGCTTGCGCTTGCCGAGGATGATCTTTTGCACATCCGCAGGCCAACCGCCCATGGGCTGGCCGAGGCCACCCTGGAGCATGTCGATGACGCTCTCCGGGAAGCTGGTGCCAGGCGGGAGGCTGTGCAGGTAGCTTCGCGCCTCTCCGGACTTCACGCCACGGGTCACCATGAACATGCACATGTCTCCCACCACTTTGCTGGAAGGGGTGACCTTGACGATGTCGCCAAAGAGCTCGTTCACCTCTGCATACATGCGGGCGATCTCTGGCCAGCGATGCCCGATGCCCATGCTTTCGGCCTGTTCCTTGAGGTTGGTGTATTGACCGCCGGGCATCTCATGGAGATACACCTCAGCGGTGCCGTAAGGCTCGGCGGTGTCGAAGGGCTTGTAGAAGGCTCGAACCGCGGCCCAGTAGTCGCTGAACTCCTGAAGCGCGTCAGAATCCAGTCCGGTGTCGCGTGGCGTGTGCTGAAGGGCGGCGACGATGCTGTTGAGGTTGGGCTGGCTGGTGCAGCCGGAGAGGCTGGAAAGAGCGGCATCGCAAACGTCCACTCCCGCCTCGGCGGCCATGAGAATGCTGCTGGCGTTCAGCCCGCTGGTGTCATGCGTGTGGAAGTGGATGGGGATGCCGATCTCTTCCTTGAGGGCTTTGACGAGCTTCTTGGCGGCCATGGGGCGGCAGAGGCCGGCCATGTCCTTGATGCAGAGCATGTGGGCTCCCATCTTTTCCAGCTCCTTGGCCAGCTTCACATAGTACTGCAGGGAGTACTTGTCGCGCTTGGGATCGAGGATGTTGCCGGTGTAGCAGATAGTGCCTTCGCAGATGGACTGCGTTTCTTCACGGACCGCCTGCATGGCCTCAGTGAGGTTCGGCAGATAGTTGAGGCTGTCGAAGATTCGGAAGATGTCCATCCCGTTCTGCGCCGCGTGCTTGATGAAGCCGCGCACCACGTTGTCGGGATAGTTCGTGTAGCCAACCGCATTGCTGCCGCGGAAGAGCATCTGGAAGCAGATGTTCGGGATGCGCTCACGCAGATCGCGCAAGCGTTCCCAGGGGCACTCCCGCAGGAAGCGCATGGCGGTGTCGAAGGTGGCACCTCCCCACATTTCCATGGAGAAGAGCTGGGGTGCCCGGTGCGCCACGGCATCGGCGATGGCCAGCATGTCATAGCTGCGCACGCGGGTGGCGAGGAGGGACTGGTGCGCATCGCGCATGGTGGTGTCCGTCAGGAGCAGTCGCTTCTGCTTGCCCACCCACTCGGCGAATTTCTCCGGCCCGAGCTTGGTCAGGAGCTGCTTGGTGCCCTCCTGCGGAGCGGTGAGGTGGTCGTAGGCCACTTTGGGCGCGGAGACGAAGGCCTTGGCAGGCTTGTAGCCTTTGGCATTGGGGTTTCCGTTCACTGTGACATCCGCAAGGTAGCTCAGGAGCTTGGTGGCGCGGTCTTTGCGCTTTTCAAACTGGAACAGCTGCGGGTTGGTGTCGATGAAGCGGGTCGTGGCCTTGCCTTCCGAGAAGATGGGGTTGGAGATGACGTTCTCCAGGAAGGGGATGTTCGTCTTCACCCCGCGGATGCGGAACTCGCGCAGGGCGCGGTCCATCCGGCTGAGGCTCTGCTGGTAGGTGCGGCCGAAGGTGGTGACCTTCACCAGCATGGAGTCATAGTACGGCGTGATGACGGCGTTGTTCGTGCCCAGGGCACCGTCCAGACGTACGCCGAAGCCGCCCGCGCTGCGGTAAGTGAGGATCTTGCCAAAGTCTGGCGTGAAGTTGTTTTCCGGATCCTCGGTGGTGATGCGGCACTGAATGGCGTAGCCGCTCTTTTCCACCTGATCCTGTGCGGGCAGGCCAATGGGCTCCTCGTGAAGCTTGTGCCCCTGCGCGATGAGGATCTGACAGCGCACGATGTCGATGCCGGTGACTTCCTCCGTCACGGTGTGCTCCACCTGGATGCGGGGGTTCATTTCGATGAAATACCAGTCGCCGGTATCCACATCCACGAGGTATTCCACCGTGCCGGCGTGAGAGTAGTTCACCTCTCTGGCGATGTTCACCGCGGAGGCACAGAGGCCGTCGATGATGTTCTGGTCAATGCCGTAGCTGGGGGCCTGCTCAATGACCTTCTGGTGGCGACGTTGCACTGAGCAGTCGCGCTCATGCAGGTGCAGCACGTTGCCGTGCTTGTCTGCGAGGATCTGCACTTCGATGTGCTTGGCGCGGCCCACGAACTTCTCCAGGAAGACGGCTCCATTGCCAAAGGCGCGCTTGGCCTCGGTCTGGGCTTCGTCGAGCAGGCGCTCCAGTTCCTCAGGCTTCTGCACGACGCGCATGCCGCGACCACCACCACCGAAGGCTGCCTTGATGATGAGGGGGAAGCCGATCTTTTTGGCGGCGGAGAGGGCTTCCTTGCGGTTGTCGATCGGGTCATGCGTGCCCTGCAGGGTGGGGACCTTGAGCTTGTCCGCCACGTTGCGGGCGGCGGTCTTGTCACCCATCATGTTCAGCACCTTGGGATCGGGGCCGATGAAGATGATGCCTTCGCGGGCACAGGCGGCGGCGAAGTCAGGGTTCTCGGAGAGAAAGCCGTAGCCTGGGTGGATGGCATCCACGCCTTTTTCCTTGGCCAGGGCGACGATGCCTTCGATGTCGAGATAGGCTCCGAGCGGTCCTTTTTCGGTGTTGAGCTGGTAGGCTTCGTCTGCCTTGAAGCGGTGGGGGCAGAAGCGGTCCTCATTGGCGTAGATCGCCACCGTACGGATGCCCAGTTCCGTGGCTGCCCGCATCACGCGGATAGCGATTTCTGACCGGTTGGCCACCATCAGCTTTTTGATCGGCCGGATCGCTGGGGCGGCGGACTCGGCGACGGGTGCGGCAGTCTTGGTCTTGGCAGTCTTGGGCATGGTTGGTTGAGGAAGGAGGA contains these protein-coding regions:
- a CDS encoding pyruvate carboxylase — encoded protein: MPKTAKTKTAAPVAESAAPAIRPIKKLMVANRSEIAIRVMRAATELGIRTVAIYANEDRFCPHRFKADEAYQLNTEKGPLGAYLDIEGIVALAKEKGVDAIHPGYGFLSENPDFAAACAREGIIFIGPDPKVLNMMGDKTAARNVADKLKVPTLQGTHDPIDNRKEALSAAKKIGFPLIIKAAFGGGGRGMRVVQKPEELERLLDEAQTEAKRAFGNGAVFLEKFVGRAKHIEVQILADKHGNVLHLHERDCSVQRRHQKVIEQAPSYGIDQNIIDGLCASAVNIAREVNYSHAGTVEYLVDVDTGDWYFIEMNPRIQVEHTVTEEVTGIDIVRCQILIAQGHKLHEEPIGLPAQDQVEKSGYAIQCRITTEDPENNFTPDFGKILTYRSAGGFGVRLDGALGTNNAVITPYYDSMLVKVTTFGRTYQQSLSRMDRALREFRIRGVKTNIPFLENVISNPIFSEGKATTRFIDTNPQLFQFEKRKDRATKLLSYLADVTVNGNPNAKGYKPAKAFVSAPKVAYDHLTAPQEGTKQLLTKLGPEKFAEWVGKQKRLLLTDTTMRDAHQSLLATRVRSYDMLAIADAVAHRAPQLFSMEMWGGATFDTAMRFLRECPWERLRDLRERIPNICFQMLFRGSNAVGYTNYPDNVVRGFIKHAAQNGMDIFRIFDSLNYLPNLTEAMQAVREETQSICEGTICYTGNILDPKRDKYSLQYYVKLAKELEKMGAHMLCIKDMAGLCRPMAAKKLVKALKEEIGIPIHFHTHDTSGLNASSILMAAEAGVDVCDAALSSLSGCTSQPNLNSIVAALQHTPRDTGLDSDALQEFSDYWAAVRAFYKPFDTAEPYGTAEVYLHEMPGGQYTNLKEQAESMGIGHRWPEIARMYAEVNELFGDIVKVTPSSKVVGDMCMFMVTRGVKSGEARSYLHSLPPGTSFPESVIDMLQGGLGQPMGGWPADVQKIILGKRKPFTNRPGERAEKVDLAKTRAGLATSLGVAEDAVTDDDLYSHLMYPQVFADFVKFRDSYSDISVLPTSAYFYGLKDKEEITINLEAGKTLFARLLNITEADQAGQRTAIFELNGYPRHVQIRDKSLGKEVKTNLKADPADSLQVGAPMPGMVASIAVNPGAKVKEGDALLTLEAMKMFTTVTSPVTGVVKEILVAVGSTVESKDLMVRLEK